From Thermomonas sp. XSG, one genomic window encodes:
- a CDS encoding ClpXP protease specificity-enhancing factor — protein MSSQRPYLLRALYEWIADNGMTPHVLVDARMPGVRVPAHAVKDGQVVLNIAERAVARLEMDNDALRFSARFGGVSQSVVVPMAAVIAVYARETGQGMALPADLQAGEPGEVDADAGAVPAVSENGDDTPPQADPPKRGAHLRIVK, from the coding sequence ATGTCCAGCCAGCGCCCGTACCTGCTGCGTGCGCTGTACGAGTGGATCGCCGACAACGGCATGACCCCGCACGTGCTGGTGGACGCGCGCATGCCCGGCGTCCGGGTACCTGCGCACGCGGTCAAGGATGGGCAAGTCGTGCTCAACATCGCCGAGCGGGCCGTTGCGCGGCTGGAGATGGACAACGATGCGCTGCGCTTCTCCGCTCGTTTCGGTGGCGTCAGCCAGTCCGTGGTGGTGCCGATGGCCGCTGTGATCGCCGTCTACGCGCGTGAAACGGGGCAGGGGATGGCCTTGCCGGCGGACCTGCAGGCGGGGGAGCCCGGCGAGGTCGATGCGGATGCCGGGGCGGTCCCCGCCGTTTCCGAAAACGGTGACGACACCCCGCCGCAGGCGGACCCGCCCAAGCGGGGTGCACACCTGCGCATCGTCAAGTAG
- a CDS encoding cytochrome c1 — MTKNFLTRAAVFAAGLLLSSVALANVGGNLQQSGVDLNDKASLQRGAALYMNYCGGCHSLKYIRYARIAEDLGLSEEDVMANLNFSGGKIGDHVISAMTPEMGVAAFGKAPPDLSLVARVRTSDWVYTYLKSFYLDETRPVGWNNTLFVNASMPNPLWELQGVQQPVYGKKDATGEMPVEGFTISQPGSENAEQFDRTVRDITAFLEYVGEPVALKRQNVGVWAILFLVFFAFIAWLLKHEYWRDVH; from the coding sequence ATGACTAAGAACTTCCTGACCCGCGCGGCGGTGTTCGCCGCCGGCCTCCTGCTCAGCTCCGTCGCGCTCGCCAATGTCGGCGGCAACCTGCAGCAGTCCGGCGTCGACCTGAACGACAAGGCCTCGCTGCAGCGTGGTGCCGCCCTGTACATGAACTACTGCGGCGGCTGCCATTCGCTGAAGTACATCCGCTACGCGCGCATCGCCGAGGATCTGGGCCTGTCCGAAGAGGACGTGATGGCCAACCTCAACTTCAGCGGCGGCAAGATCGGCGACCACGTCATCTCCGCGATGACCCCGGAAATGGGCGTGGCGGCGTTCGGCAAGGCACCGCCGGACCTGAGTCTGGTCGCCCGCGTGCGCACCAGCGACTGGGTCTATACCTACCTCAAGTCGTTCTACCTGGACGAGACACGTCCGGTGGGCTGGAACAACACCCTGTTCGTCAATGCTTCCATGCCGAACCCCCTGTGGGAGCTGCAGGGCGTGCAGCAGCCGGTGTACGGCAAGAAGGACGCGACGGGCGAAATGCCGGTCGAAGGCTTCACCATCAGCCAGCCGGGCAGCGAGAACGCGGAACAGTTCGACCGCACCGTGCGCGACATCACCGCGTTCCTCGAGTACGTGGGAGAGCCGGTCGCGCTGAAGCGCCAGAACGTCGGCGTGTGGGCGATTCTGTTCCTGGTGTTCTTCGCCTTCATCGCCTGGCTGCTGAAGCACGAATACTGGCGGGACGTTCACTGA
- a CDS encoding DUF3301 domain-containing protein has translation MPTLLILMIVGVTAFFMFTAARAAAERAAEIGRDACAAAGVQWLDQSVHASGLRLRRRDDGWLGFERSFHFEYSEDGQDRHVGRVVLLGGKLVGFSGPTRAAQSVVRGFHH, from the coding sequence ATGCCGACTTTACTGATTCTAATGATCGTGGGCGTCACGGCGTTCTTCATGTTCACCGCCGCCCGCGCTGCCGCCGAACGCGCCGCCGAGATCGGTCGCGATGCCTGCGCCGCCGCCGGCGTGCAATGGCTGGACCAGTCGGTGCACGCCAGTGGCCTGCGCCTGCGCCGCAGGGACGACGGCTGGCTGGGGTTCGAACGCAGCTTCCATTTCGAATATTCCGAGGATGGCCAGGACCGCCACGTCGGCCGGGTGGTGCTGCTTGGCGGCAAGCTGGTCGGTTTCAGCGGCCCGACACGTGCGGCCCAGTCCGTGGTGCGCGGCTTCCATCACTAG
- a CDS encoding glutathione S-transferase N-terminal domain-containing protein, protein MAVSPRMRNALTLFSAVDDVLCHRVRLVLAAKGVTYDLIPVDPQSPPEDLIDLNPYHSVPTLVERDLVLYAASVVSEYLDERYPHPPLMPVEPLARARLRLAMLRIEHDWVPQVQAIQLGNKQQAEAGRKRLKELLAQSVPLFKAYKFFLNGEMSLADCAMAPIIWRLEALGVPLPKDGKVIEEYGNRIFRNPGFVRSLTDQEKNLRELSL, encoded by the coding sequence ATGGCTGTGAGTCCGCGCATGCGTAATGCCTTGACCCTGTTTTCCGCTGTCGACGATGTTCTCTGTCACCGCGTCCGGCTGGTGCTGGCGGCCAAGGGCGTCACCTACGACCTCATTCCCGTCGATCCGCAGAGTCCGCCAGAGGACCTGATCGATCTGAATCCGTACCACTCGGTGCCAACGCTGGTCGAACGCGACCTGGTCCTGTACGCGGCAAGCGTGGTCAGCGAGTACCTCGACGAGCGCTATCCGCATCCGCCGCTGATGCCGGTGGAGCCGCTGGCGCGCGCGCGCCTGCGCCTGGCGATGCTGCGCATCGAACACGACTGGGTACCGCAGGTGCAGGCCATCCAGCTGGGCAACAAGCAGCAGGCCGAAGCCGGCCGCAAGCGCCTGAAGGAGCTGCTTGCGCAGTCGGTGCCGCTGTTCAAGGCCTACAAGTTCTTCCTCAACGGCGAAATGAGCCTCGCCGACTGCGCGATGGCGCCGATCATCTGGCGACTGGAAGCCTTGGGCGTGCCGTTGCCGAAGGATGGCAAGGTGATCGAGGAGTACGGCAACCGCATCTTCCGCAACCCGGGTTTCGTGCGCAGCCTTACCGACCAGGAAAAGAACCTGCGCGAGTTGTCGCTCTGA